The following coding sequences are from one Triticum aestivum cultivar Chinese Spring chromosome 5A, IWGSC CS RefSeq v2.1, whole genome shotgun sequence window:
- the LOC543264 gene encoding polyadenylate-binding protein 8 — MAAQAASSASEGGSPAAAAAAAAAAASSFPATSLYVGDLDVSVQDAQLFDVFAQIGGVVSVRVCRDVTSRKSLGYAYVNYNTPADAARALEMLNFTPINGRPIRIMYSNRDPSLRKSGTANIFIKNLDKSIDNKALYDTFCVFGNILSCKVATDPAGESKGYGFVQYERDEAAHAAIEKLNGMLMNDKKVYVGPFVRKQERDNSPGNVKFNNVYVKNLAETTTEDDLKEIFGKFGAITSVVVMRDGDGRSKCFGFVNFESPDEAALAVQDLNGKKFSDKEWYVGRAQKKSEREIELKEKFEKNLQEAADKYQNTNLYLKNLDDTVDDEKLRELFAEFGTITSCKVMRDSNGASRGSGFVAFKSADDASRALAEMNNKMVGNKPLYVALAQRKEDRKARLQAQFSQMRPVPMAQTVGPRMQMLPPGVPVGQQMFYGQPPAFINPQPGFGFQQPFMPGMRPGGAPMPNFMMPMVQQGQQPQRPAGRRAGAGGMQQSMQMGQQQMLGRGGGRGYRYQTGRGMPDPAMHGVGGVMTSPYEMGGMPMRDAGASQPVPIGALASALANSPPETQRMMLGENLYPLVDQLEHDQAAKVTGMLLEMDQTEVLHLLESPDALKAKVAEAMEVLRSAQQHTNQSPEQQLASLSLNDGLISS; from the exons ATGGCGGCgcaggcggcgagctcggcgtcgGAGGGCGGCTCCCCGGCCGCGGCGGCcgctgcggctgcggcggcggcatcGTCGTTCCCGGCGACATCGCTTTACGTGGGCGACCTCGACGTGAGCGTGCAGGACGCGCAGCTCTTCGACGTCTTCGCCCAGATCGGCGGCGTCGTCTCCGTGCGCGTCTGCAGGGACGTCACCTCGCGGAAGTCGCTCGGATACGCCTACGTCAACTACAACACCCCGGCTGACG CTGCACGGGCTCTTGAAATGCTCAACTTCACTCCTATCAATGGACGGCCTATCAGGATAATGTATTCTAACCGTGACCCCAGCTTGCGCAAGAGTGGCACAGCAAATATATTTATTAAG AATCTTGACAAGTCAATTGACAACAAAGCTTTGTATGACACATTTTGTGTGTTTGGAAACATTCTTTCATGTAAAGTTGCAACAGATCCTGCTGGGGAATCAAAGGGCTATGGCTTCGTTCAGTACGAGCGGGATGAGGCTGCTCATGCTGCTATCGAGAAACTGAATGGGATGCTTATGAATGACAAGAAGGTGTATGTTGGGCCTTTCGTTCGTAAGCAGGAGAGAGATAACTCTCCCGGCAATGTCAAGTTCAATAATGTCTATGTTAAGAACCTAGCTGAGACTACCACTGAAGATGACTTGAAGGAAATCTTTGGGAAGTTTGGAGCAATAACAAGTGTTGTTGTAATGCGGGATGGGGATGGAAGATCCAAGTGTTTTGGATTTGTGAATTTTGAAAGTCCAGATGAAGCTGCTCTGGCTGTTCAAGATTTGAATGGCAAGAAATTTAGTGACAAGGAATGGTATGTTGGAAGAGCGCAGAAAAAGTCAGAAAGGGAGATTGAATTGAAAGAGAAGTTTGAAAAGAACCTTCAAGAGGCAGCGGATAAGTATCAGAACACCAACTTGTATCTGAAGAACTTGGATGATACTGTTGACGATGAAAAGTTGCGTGAACTTTTTGCTGAGTTCGGAACTATTACTTCCTGCAAG GTTATGCGTGATTCAAACGGTGCTAGCAGAGGTTCTGGATTTGTCGCTTTTAAATCTGCTGATGATGCTTCCCGAGCT CTTGCTGAAATGAACAACAAGATGGTTGGCAATAAACCACTTTATGTTGCACTCGCACAGCGCAAGGAAGACAGGAAAGCTAGGCTGCAG GCACAGTTTTCACAAATGCGTCCTGTTCCAATGGCTCAAACTGTTGGTCCTCGTATGCAAATGTTACCTCCTGGTGTTCCAGTTGGTCAGCAAATGTTCTATGGCCAGCCACCAGCGTTTATTAACCCACAG CCTGGATTTGGCTTCCAGCAACCTTTCATGCCGGGAATGAGGCCAGGTGGTGCTCCGATGCCAAACTTTATGATGCCTATGGTTCAGcaaggacaacaaccacaacgccCAGCTGGTAGGCGAGCTGGTGCTGGTGGAATGCAGCAATCCATGCAGATGGGTCAGCAGCAG ATGCTGGGTAGGGGTGGTGGTCGTGGTTACCGCTATCAGACCGGGCGTGGCATGCCTGATCCTGCGATGCATGGTGTTGGGGGTGTGATGACATCCCCATATGAGATGGGAGGGATGCCTATGAGAGATGCCGGTGCGTCACAGCCGGTTCCAATTGGGGCATTGGCTTCTGCACTTGCCAATTCACCCCCAGAGACGCAAAGAATG ATGCTTGGCGAGAACTTGTACCCTCTTGTTGATCAGCTGGAGCACGACCAGGCTGCCAAGGTGACCGGCATGCTTCTGGAGATGGACCAGACTGAGGTGCTTCACCTGCTTGAGTCGCCAGACGCTCTCAAGGCCAAGGTTGCTGAAGCCATGGAGGTTCTCCGCAGCGCTCAGCAGCACACCAACCAGTCCCCTGAGCAGCAGCTGGCTTCGCTCTCGCTGAATGACGGCCTCATCTCTTCCTAA